In the Rhinatrema bivittatum chromosome 6, aRhiBiv1.1, whole genome shotgun sequence genome, one interval contains:
- the LOC115094305 gene encoding gap junction alpha-3 protein-like, with protein sequence MGDWNLLGKLLERVQEHSTVVGKVWLTVLFIFRILVLGTAAEKVWGDEQSGFSCDTKQPGCQNVCYDKTFPISHIRFWVLQIIFVSTPTLIYLGHVLHLVRVHEKQSKRLPPLDKQPQPLQSKATDDQGKIRMRGAILRTYVFNIIFKSLFEVGFIVAQYYLYGFELKPLYTCSRWPCPNTVNCYISRPTEKTIFIIFMLGVACLSLLLNLIEMYYLGSTKCRQGLSPRYKQWPNPKTPSDAETRFIPRHSSCPTKGSKEHSPALEYGLSDDPDIGELLLQPDPSHSAHQQQQQQQKEKQVGEQGARKQSSSKKDHRSQFLREQHLSANRDSNHCTRAKPSDLAI encoded by the coding sequence ATGGGAGACTGGAATCTCCTAGGGAAACTTCTGGAAAGGGTGCAGGAGCACTCCACTGTGGTGGGGAAGGTCTGGCTTACTGTGTTGTTTATTTTCCGGATCTTGGTTTTGGGAACTGCTGCAGAGAAAGTCTGGGGAGATGAACAGTCTGGGTTCTCCTGTGACACAAAGCAGCCGGGCTGTCAGAATGTGTGCTACGACAAAACCTTCCCTATCTCACATATCCGATTTTGGGTGCTACAGATCATCTTTGTGTCCACGCCAACCCTCATCTACCTGGGACACGTCCTGCATTTGGTGCGTGTGCATGAGAAGCAGAGCAAGAGACTGCCCCCACTGGACAAGCAGCCGCAGCCACTGCAAAGTAAAGCCACAGATGATCAAGGCAAAATCCGTATGCGGGGTGCCATTCTCAGGACCTATGTTTTCAACATCATCTTCAAAAGCCTGTTTGAGGTGGGTTTCATTGTGGCTCAATACTACCTCTATGGCTTTGAGCTGAAACCCTTGTACACGTGCAGCCGTTGGCCTTGTCCCAACACCGTGAACTGCTACATCTCCCGTCCCACTGAGAAAACCATCTTCATCATCTTCATGTTAGGGGTTGCCTGCCTCTCTCTGCTGCTCAATCTGATTGAGATGTATTACCTGGGCAGCACCAAGTGCAGGCAAGGCCTCTCCCCTCGGTACAAACAGTGGCCAAACCCCAAGACTCCCTCCGACGCGGAAACTCGTTTTATTCCCCGGCACTCCTCCTGTCCCACAAAAGGGTCCAAGGAGCACAGCCCTGCCCTGGAATATGGACTGTCAGACGATCCGGACATTGGCGAGCTTCTCCTGCAGCCTGACCCCAGCCACAGTgcccatcagcagcagcagcagcagcagaaggagaaACAGGTTGGAGAACAGGGTGCTAGAAAGCAGAGCAGCAGTAAAAAAGACCACAGGAGTCAGTTTCTGAGGGAGCAACATTTAAGTGCAAACAGAGACAGCAACCACTGCACCAGAGCCAAGCCCAGTGACCTAGCTATCTGA